In a single window of the Gossypium hirsutum isolate 1008001.06 chromosome D02, Gossypium_hirsutum_v2.1, whole genome shotgun sequence genome:
- the LOC107909741 gene encoding protein terminal ear1 homolog isoform X2, translating into MGETGTVRFPGNLDPSAQEFWPAQNVVCQPQFPLYRPPQLYYPYAASPTVPFCSGGVPQFHAALPLHAPVAVPAPTPFVTTASMVVAPQLPLPPPTAAASRALVLTLVPCDVSESKVRKELEVFGEVRGVQMERVREGIVTVHFYDVRYAEKALKEIREQHMQEQARVRDQYTAAATGCEPGVSNACVPLPSARGLIAGRPVWAHFTIPASNAVPEGNNQGTVVVFNLDTAVSISQLKDIFQAYVVEDKVGSSGGPKKTVKKNQSNSSTVAKHNQQLCRGRPWKGRQSKKFDPRFLISEDAMVGSDSKDSRTTVMIKNIPNKYSQKLLLNMLDNHCIHCNEQIAEDDDQPLSSYDFVYLPIDFNNKCNVGYGFVNMTSPQATWRLYKAFHHQHWEVFNSRKICEVTYARVQGLEALKEHFRNSKFPCEMEHYLPVVFSPPRDGKQLTEPLPIVGQKQQSPNSGPSAKDNEEDEDDYDHYDHSGDESCNENPLADDDNTANSAQEENNVNSISHLKYWDSDDTDDQHDEFPQQSL; encoded by the exons ATGGGGGAAACCGGTACAGTCCGGTTCCCTGGAAACCTTGACCCGTCAGCACAAGAATTTTGGCCCGCCCAAAACGTAGTTTGCCAACCCCAATTTCCTCTCTACAGACCTCCCCAACTTTACTACCCATACGCTGCGTCTCCAACGGTACCGTTTTGCAGCGGCGGCGTACCGCAGTTCCATGCTGCCCTGCCTCTACATGCACCTGTAGCTGTACCTGCACCAACTCCTTTCGTCACTACGGCGTCCATGGTGGTTGCACCGCAGCTGCCACTTCCACCTCCGACGGCGGCGGCGTCGAGGGCTTTGGTTTTGACGTTGGTTCCATGCGATGTGAGCGAGTCAAAGGTGAGGAAAGAATTGGAAGTGTTCGGGGAAGTACGCGGGGTCCAGATGGAAAGGGTCCGAGAAGGGATCGTGACCGTCCATTTCTACGACGTGAGATATGCGGAGAAAGCGTTGAAAGAAATACGCGAGCAGCACATGCAAGAGCAAGCCAGGGTTCGAGACCAGTACACTGCGGCTGCTACCGGGTGCGAACCAGGTGTGTCCAATGCGTGTGTTCCACTCCCTTCTGCGCGTGGACTCATAGCCGGGAGGCCTGTCTGGGCCCACTTCACTATTCCGGCAAGCAATGCTGTCCCTGAGGGGAATAATCAAGGAACTGTTGTGGTGTTCAATTTGGACACCGCCGTTTCAATTTCTCAACTCAAAGACATTTTCCAAGCTTATG TGGTTGAAGACAAGGTCGGGAGCAGCGGAGGTCCAAAAAAGACTGTAAAGAAGAACCAAAGCAACTCATCAACGGTAGCTAAGCACAACCAGCAGCTGTGTCGGGGCAGGCCATGGAAAGGTAGACAGTCGAAGAAATTTGATCCTCGTTTCCTTATAAGCGAAGATGCCATGGTGGGATCTGATTCTAAAGATTCCAGGACCACTGTCATGATCAAGAACATACCCAACAAGTATAG TCAAAAATTGTTGTTGAACATGTTGGACAATCACTGCATTCACTGTAACGAGCAAATAGCTGAGGACGACGATCAGCCTTTATCTTCCTACGATTTCGTCTACCTCCCCATcgattttaa CAACAAGTGTAATGTAGGGTATGGATTTGTGAACATGACATCTCCGCAAGCAACATGGAGGCTTTACAAGGCATTTCATCATCAACATTGGGAAGTTTTCAACTCCAGAAAAATCTGTGAAGTAACTTATGCGAGAgttcag GGATTGGAGGCGTTGAAAGAACATTTTAGAAACTCAAAATTCCCATGCGAAATGGAACACTATCTACCAGTTGTATTTTCGCCACCTCGAGACGGAAAACAACTGACTGAGCCACTTCCTATAGTTGGTCAAAAGCAGCAATCCCCCAACAGTGGTCCCTCAGCCAAAGACAATGAAGAAGACGAAGATGATTATGATCACTACGACCATAGCGGTGATGAGAGTTGTAACGAAAATCCGCTTGCTGATGATGATAATACTGCAAATTCTGCTCAAGAAGAAAATAATGTCAACAGTATCAGTCATTTAAAATACTGGGATTCCGATGATACGGATGACCAGCACGACGAATTCCCTCAGCAATCACTGTAG
- the LOC107909741 gene encoding protein terminal ear1 isoform X1 yields the protein MGETGTVRFPGNLDPSAQEFWPAQNVVCQPQFPLYRPPQLYYPYAASPTVPFCSGGVPQFHAALPLHAPVAVPAPTPFVTTASMVVAPQLPLPPPTAAASRALVLTLVPCDVSESKVRKELEVFGEVRGVQMERVREGIVTVHFYDVRYAEKALKEIREQHMQEQARVRDQYTAAATGCEPGVSNACVPLPSARGLIAGRPVWAHFTIPASNAVPEGNNQGTVVVFNLDTAVSISQLKDIFQAYGPVKELRETPLKKHQKFVEFYDVRDAAKALREMNGKEINGKQVVIEFSRPGGYSRKFFNSDNNVNKINAFTAFTDKYNPHTRNPKYSSSPPPPPPLPRKFSARFSSNDIPRSFLPRNQSPTVKPLNSSKGNPNMNNDSKCSVVETAVVEDKVGSSGGPKKTVKKNQSNSSTVAKHNQQLCRGRPWKGRQSKKFDPRFLISEDAMVGSDSKDSRTTVMIKNIPNKYSQKLLLNMLDNHCIHCNEQIAEDDDQPLSSYDFVYLPIDFNNKCNVGYGFVNMTSPQATWRLYKAFHHQHWEVFNSRKICEVTYARVQGLEALKEHFRNSKFPCEMEHYLPVVFSPPRDGKQLTEPLPIVGQKQQSPNSGPSAKDNEEDEDDYDHYDHSGDESCNENPLADDDNTANSAQEENNVNSISHLKYWDSDDTDDQHDEFPQQSL from the exons ATGGGGGAAACCGGTACAGTCCGGTTCCCTGGAAACCTTGACCCGTCAGCACAAGAATTTTGGCCCGCCCAAAACGTAGTTTGCCAACCCCAATTTCCTCTCTACAGACCTCCCCAACTTTACTACCCATACGCTGCGTCTCCAACGGTACCGTTTTGCAGCGGCGGCGTACCGCAGTTCCATGCTGCCCTGCCTCTACATGCACCTGTAGCTGTACCTGCACCAACTCCTTTCGTCACTACGGCGTCCATGGTGGTTGCACCGCAGCTGCCACTTCCACCTCCGACGGCGGCGGCGTCGAGGGCTTTGGTTTTGACGTTGGTTCCATGCGATGTGAGCGAGTCAAAGGTGAGGAAAGAATTGGAAGTGTTCGGGGAAGTACGCGGGGTCCAGATGGAAAGGGTCCGAGAAGGGATCGTGACCGTCCATTTCTACGACGTGAGATATGCGGAGAAAGCGTTGAAAGAAATACGCGAGCAGCACATGCAAGAGCAAGCCAGGGTTCGAGACCAGTACACTGCGGCTGCTACCGGGTGCGAACCAGGTGTGTCCAATGCGTGTGTTCCACTCCCTTCTGCGCGTGGACTCATAGCCGGGAGGCCTGTCTGGGCCCACTTCACTATTCCGGCAAGCAATGCTGTCCCTGAGGGGAATAATCAAGGAACTGTTGTGGTGTTCAATTTGGACACCGCCGTTTCAATTTCTCAACTCAAAGACATTTTCCAAGCTTATG GCCCAGTGAAGGAACTGAGAGAAACACCATTGAAGAAACACCAAAAGTTTGTGGAGTTTTATGACGTAAGGGATGCAGCTAAGGCTTTGAGAGAAATGAATGGAAAAGAAATTAATGGGAAGCAAGTTGTAATTGAATTTAGTCGACCCGGAGGATATAGCAGGAAGTTCTTCAATAGTGATAACAACGTTAACAAAATTAACGCTTTTACAGCTTTCACTGATAAATATAATCCCCATACGAGAAATCCCAAGTACTCATCttctcccccacctcccccgccGCTGCCTCGTAAATTCTCTGCTAGATTTTCTTCCAACGATATACCTCGTTCTTTTCTTCCTCGAAACCAATCGCCTACTGTGAAACCTTTGAATTCTAGTAAAGGAAACCCTAATATGAATAATGACAGCAAGTGTTCCGTTGTTGAAACGGCAGTGGTTGAAGACAAGGTCGGGAGCAGCGGAGGTCCAAAAAAGACTGTAAAGAAGAACCAAAGCAACTCATCAACGGTAGCTAAGCACAACCAGCAGCTGTGTCGGGGCAGGCCATGGAAAGGTAGACAGTCGAAGAAATTTGATCCTCGTTTCCTTATAAGCGAAGATGCCATGGTGGGATCTGATTCTAAAGATTCCAGGACCACTGTCATGATCAAGAACATACCCAACAAGTATAG TCAAAAATTGTTGTTGAACATGTTGGACAATCACTGCATTCACTGTAACGAGCAAATAGCTGAGGACGACGATCAGCCTTTATCTTCCTACGATTTCGTCTACCTCCCCATcgattttaa CAACAAGTGTAATGTAGGGTATGGATTTGTGAACATGACATCTCCGCAAGCAACATGGAGGCTTTACAAGGCATTTCATCATCAACATTGGGAAGTTTTCAACTCCAGAAAAATCTGTGAAGTAACTTATGCGAGAgttcag GGATTGGAGGCGTTGAAAGAACATTTTAGAAACTCAAAATTCCCATGCGAAATGGAACACTATCTACCAGTTGTATTTTCGCCACCTCGAGACGGAAAACAACTGACTGAGCCACTTCCTATAGTTGGTCAAAAGCAGCAATCCCCCAACAGTGGTCCCTCAGCCAAAGACAATGAAGAAGACGAAGATGATTATGATCACTACGACCATAGCGGTGATGAGAGTTGTAACGAAAATCCGCTTGCTGATGATGATAATACTGCAAATTCTGCTCAAGAAGAAAATAATGTCAACAGTATCAGTCATTTAAAATACTGGGATTCCGATGATACGGATGACCAGCACGACGAATTCCCTCAGCAATCACTGTAG